The genomic interval GCCCTCGCCTTCCGACTGCGTCGTCAGGTCCTCGTGCGGCCGCAGCGCCAGGTGCACGATGCGCCGCTCGCGCGCCGACATGGGAGAGAAGCTGTAGGGCTGGCCCGTCCGCCGCACCCGCTCGGCGGCATGGTCGGCCGCCTGCTTCAGCTCTTCCATCCGCCCGGCTCGGTAGTTGCGGCAGTCGAACACTACCAGTTCGTGCTCTTCGTGCTCCAGCCGCAGCGACTTCAGCGCCACGTACTCGAACGAGCGCAGCAGCTCGGCGTTCTGCGCCAGCACCGCGGGCGAATCCGGCCCGCCCAGCTCCACCAGGATCACCGGCTTCTCGGGCGAATCTTCGGGGAACTCCGGGTCCACGGTGATGCGCCAC from Terriglobales bacterium carries:
- a CDS encoding R3H domain-containing nucleic acid-binding protein, with product WRITVDPEFPEDSPEKPVILVELGGPDSPAVLAQNAELLRSFEYVALKSLRLEHEEHELVVFDCRNYRAGRMEELKQAADHAAERVRRTGQPYSFSPMSARERRIVHLALRPHEDLTTQSEGEGLRRYVVVSLKSASGSRKPDFVA